The Candidatus Limnocylindrales bacterium genome has a segment encoding these proteins:
- a CDS encoding dienelactone hydrolase family protein, translating into MDHYDLLPGFPPLKQKAVRGAEAADGRWPIVMFSHGFGGHRRQSTFLCTHLASHGYVVAAPDHTGNTVIDMAQMTLQVMMGEPMPEVEPMITELIKARPADVSFVIDRLLAGDMGIAPSSLEADHIGMSGHSFGGWTTLMVTGGDRRIRAALALAPAGGKSPLPGELLTAALDFSWGRDVPTVYLVADKDSLLPLEGMHELLAKTGGTKRMFVLENADHMHFCDDVEGTHELFRSMPPPGPFAEIAKVLPAASELCPGEHAYDFNRALGLAHMDAVLRGSEPAAAFLAGNVEKAFADRGVKVIAV; encoded by the coding sequence ATGGACCACTACGACCTGCTGCCGGGATTTCCTCCTCTGAAGCAGAAAGCCGTGCGCGGCGCCGAGGCAGCCGATGGCCGCTGGCCGATCGTGATGTTCTCGCACGGCTTCGGCGGACATCGCCGCCAGTCGACGTTCCTGTGCACGCATCTCGCGAGTCACGGCTACGTGGTCGCGGCGCCCGATCACACCGGCAACACCGTCATCGACATGGCGCAGATGACGCTGCAGGTGATGATGGGCGAGCCGATGCCGGAAGTGGAGCCGATGATCACCGAGCTCATCAAGGCGCGGCCGGCCGACGTGAGCTTCGTGATCGATCGCCTGCTCGCCGGCGACATGGGCATCGCGCCGTCGTCTCTCGAAGCCGACCACATCGGAATGTCGGGCCACAGCTTCGGCGGCTGGACGACGCTTATGGTCACCGGCGGCGACCGCCGCATCCGCGCTGCGCTCGCGCTCGCACCGGCCGGCGGCAAGAGCCCGCTTCCCGGCGAGCTGCTGACAGCCGCGCTCGATTTCTCGTGGGGACGCGACGTGCCGACGGTCTACCTCGTTGCCGACAAGGATTCGCTGCTTCCGCTCGAAGGCATGCACGAGCTTCTCGCGAAGACCGGCGGCACCAAACGCATGTTCGTGCTCGAGAACGCCGACCACATGCACTTCTGCGACGACGTCGAAGGCACGCACGAGCTGTTCCGTTCGATGCCGCCGCCGGGACCGTTCGCCGAGATCGCCAAGGTGCTGCCGGCTGCGAGCGAGCTCTGCCCCGGCGAGCACGCGTACGACTTCAACCGTGCGCTCGGCCTTGCCCACATGGACGCGGTGCTGCGCGGCAGCGAACCGGCTGCGGCGTTTCTCGCCGGAAACGTCGAGAAAGCGTTCGCGGATCGCGGGGTGAAGGTGATCGCGGTCTGA
- a CDS encoding DUF6036 family nucleotidyltransferase, whose protein sequence is MNSQERAIADLARLLSAAAIPYMLIGGHANAIWGEPRATLDVDVTIWATEHQAEHVAAILEPAFQCLVEQPVNFVRDVRVLPFRSLDGVRIDVIFGLLPFEKIAIGRARRVSIAGCDVQVCSPEDLILMKVISERPRDLEDARGVVLARYEDLDFDYLDPQISELAEFLAKPEMARHWSQWKHEAKDRRRA, encoded by the coding sequence GTGAACTCGCAGGAAAGGGCGATCGCGGACCTGGCGCGCCTGCTCTCGGCGGCGGCAATTCCGTACATGCTCATCGGCGGCCACGCCAATGCGATCTGGGGTGAGCCGCGCGCGACGCTCGACGTCGATGTGACGATCTGGGCGACCGAGCATCAGGCAGAGCACGTCGCCGCTATTCTGGAACCGGCCTTTCAGTGCCTGGTCGAACAACCCGTCAACTTCGTTCGCGATGTTCGGGTGCTTCCGTTTCGCTCGCTCGACGGCGTGCGCATCGACGTCATCTTCGGTCTGCTTCCGTTCGAGAAGATCGCAATTGGCCGCGCACGGCGCGTGTCGATAGCCGGATGCGATGTTCAGGTCTGCTCTCCCGAGGACCTGATCCTGATGAAGGTCATCTCGGAAAGGCCGCGCGATCTCGAAGACGCCCGAGGCGTCGTCCTCGCGCGCTACGAAGATCTCGACTTCGACTACCTCGATCCGCAGATCAGCGAGCTTGCGGAGTTTCTCGCGAAGCCGGAGATGGCCCGGCACTGGTCGCAGTGGAAGCACGAAGCGAAAGACAGGCGCCGCGCATGA
- a CDS encoding acyl-CoA dehydrogenase family protein — MNFSLPDDVETIRVEAERLASGFDDDYWRRHDAAKEFPWEFYRAFAAGGWLGILVPEQYGGSGLGVLAAGTLLHAVASSAGAMNAASTLHLSIFGMGPVIHHGSEELKRRVLPPTATGELHVSFGVTEDDAGTDTSRIRTTAERSGDHWVVNGKKIWNTKAQQAEKILLLTRTTPREECVKPLDGMTLFLADLDRSCCEIREIPKLGRNAVNSNEVFIRDLVVSDADVVGEVGRGFYCLLDGINPERIVIAAEAVGIGQRAIDCAVRYARERVVFGRPIGQNQAIAHPLADSHSELEAADLMWKKAAWTYDRGENAGPLANMAKLRAAEASFRACDRALQTFGGFGYATEYNVERYWRESRLMRIAPISQEMALNYLSEHVLALPKSY, encoded by the coding sequence ATGAACTTCTCCCTCCCCGACGACGTCGAGACCATCCGCGTCGAAGCCGAGCGTCTCGCGTCGGGGTTCGACGACGACTACTGGCGCCGGCACGACGCGGCGAAGGAATTTCCGTGGGAGTTCTATCGCGCGTTCGCTGCGGGCGGCTGGCTCGGCATTCTCGTTCCCGAACAGTACGGCGGCTCGGGGCTCGGCGTGCTCGCGGCCGGCACGCTTCTTCATGCCGTCGCTTCGAGCGCGGGCGCGATGAATGCGGCGTCGACGCTTCATCTGTCGATCTTCGGAATGGGGCCGGTCATCCACCACGGCTCCGAGGAATTGAAGCGCCGCGTGCTGCCGCCGACGGCGACGGGCGAGCTTCACGTCTCGTTCGGCGTGACCGAGGACGATGCGGGCACCGATACGTCGCGCATCCGCACCACGGCCGAACGCAGCGGCGATCACTGGGTCGTAAACGGCAAGAAGATCTGGAACACCAAGGCGCAGCAGGCCGAGAAGATCCTGCTGCTGACGCGCACCACGCCGCGCGAGGAGTGCGTGAAGCCGCTCGACGGCATGACGCTGTTCCTTGCCGACCTCGACCGCAGCTGCTGCGAGATCCGCGAGATTCCCAAGCTCGGCCGCAACGCGGTCAACTCGAACGAAGTGTTCATCCGCGACCTCGTCGTCTCCGATGCCGACGTAGTTGGTGAAGTCGGGCGCGGATTCTACTGCCTGCTCGACGGGATCAATCCGGAGCGCATCGTGATTGCGGCCGAAGCGGTCGGCATCGGGCAGCGGGCGATCGACTGCGCGGTTCGTTATGCGCGCGAGCGCGTGGTCTTCGGGCGGCCGATCGGACAGAACCAGGCGATCGCGCATCCGCTTGCCGACTCGCACTCGGAGCTCGAGGCGGCCGACCTGATGTGGAAGAAGGCGGCGTGGACGTACGACCGCGGCGAGAACGCCGGGCCGCTTGCGAACATGGCCAAGCTGCGCGCGGCCGAAGCGTCGTTTCGCGCGTGCGACCGCGCGCTGCAGACGTTCGGCGGCTTCGGCTACGCGACCGAGTACAACGTGGAGCGCTACTGGCGCGAGTCGCGCCTGATGCGCATCGCGCCGATCTCGCAGGAGATGGCCCTCAACTACCTCAGCGAGCACGTCCTCGCCCTCCCGAAAAGCTACTGA
- a CDS encoding NUDIX hydrolase produces MPKSGTDTDYGKSGTDTDFGKSVSVPDLAGDPQFPKGKINVPGPIYPDAPRAAVGALVMRDGKLLVVERGKPPAEGVWALPGGSVELGETLAEAAEREVLEETGVVVRAGAVVHAFDAVVRDDDGRVRFHYVIVDLACDYVSGEAVAGCDARSARFVSREEFATLRSSRATVDLLRRITSFLSAPETTDAPDADSDDASD; encoded by the coding sequence ATGCCGAAATCGGGGACAGACACCGATTACGGAAAATCGGGGACAGACACTGATTTCGGAAAATCAGTGTCTGTCCCCGATTTAGCCGGCGACCCGCAATTTCCCAAGGGAAAAATAAATGTACCTGGTCCCATTTATCCCGATGCACCGCGGGCGGCGGTGGGGGCGCTGGTGATGCGCGACGGGAAGCTGCTGGTGGTGGAGCGGGGGAAACCTCCGGCGGAAGGGGTGTGGGCGCTTCCGGGCGGAAGCGTCGAGCTTGGCGAGACGCTCGCCGAGGCGGCCGAGCGCGAAGTGCTCGAAGAGACCGGAGTGGTCGTGCGCGCCGGTGCAGTCGTTCACGCGTTCGATGCGGTGGTGCGCGACGACGACGGCCGCGTGCGCTTCCACTACGTGATCGTCGATCTCGCCTGCGACTATGTCAGCGGCGAAGCAGTCGCGGGCTGCGATGCGCGCTCGGCGCGATTCGTTTCGCGTGAGGAATTCGCCACGCTTCGCTCGAGTCGCGCGACGGTGGACCTTTTGAGGCGCATCACGTCGTTCCTTTCTGCGCCCGAAACGACCGATGCGCCCGACGCAGACAGCGACGACGCGTCCGACTGA